Below is a window of Rattus norvegicus strain BN/NHsdMcwi chromosome 5, GRCr8, whole genome shotgun sequence DNA.
GATGCCTGAGCTTTGAGGTGGAAAGTGGAAAGCACGGTCTGGAAGCTCCAACCTTGGCTCAGATCTATTCCATTTCAGAATGGATGCGGAAGGACATTTCCACTTTTCAAAGAAAAGAGGTTACTGTCTGAGTGTCGACTCCACTTCAGGTCTTGCTGTAAGGCAGGGGTTCACAGTGGGGACCTACGTCTCACCAATGCTGTATTCACAGAAATAAGCAATCATACTAGAGAAAAGTAGGGGCTGGGAACATGGTTAGCTgtataaagtgcttgctatgtaaCCACGATGACCTGAGTTTAGAGCTCCAGTACCTTCGTAAAAAGCCTTTTATGCTTGTTTATTTGGTTGACTTTGGGTTTttgattttcaagacagagtttctctgtgtagccttggctgacctggaactcgctctcttatagaccagactgacctccactcagagatctgcctgactctgcctcccgagcactgggattaaaggcatgtgctggcAGCACCACTGGTGGGCAGcaatacacatttttttaaaattggtttaTTGTATTTATAAGTGCactatagggttggggatttagctcagcggtagagcgcttgcctagcaagcgcaaggccctgggttcggtccccagctccaaaataaaaagaaaaaagaaaagaagaaaaaaaaagtgcactatagctgtcttcagacacaccagaagagggcaccaaaccccattacagatggttgtgagccaccatgtggttgatggaatttgaactcaagacctctgaaagaccagtcagtgctctcaaccgctgagccatatctccaggtctaagtaaacacatttttaaacacAATATTTGGGATAAGGAAGAAGTCAGAGATAGGCAAATCACAAGGTTTCAAAGACCAGCTAGTCTAGTCAAAACTACTGTGCTCCAGGTTCactgcaagaccctgtctcaaaaaaaatacagTAGACAACAGGACCTAATGTTGATCTCTAGCTTCTATACACCCCAAAAAGTGGAAGGttcctcctgccccacccccacaccctacATATGCCAAAATGAATCACATGTCCAGTGAAAGCTCAGGGGGCTGATCTCACCTCCCCGTCTGTAGGCATCGACTTGCTAGCAGGTGCTTGGCCTGGCTCTGTGTGCCACAATGGAGAGGAGAGGCTGGGTCAGGTTGTGGAAGTAGCAATTCTACTTCAATGAGACGTGTGAATGTTTCAGAACTATGGGTGGCACTCAAGGCctaaaaagaacagaaacaacacTGACATCTTTGTGAagcacacacatctgtaactcctgtcctGAGTCACCGCAACACCAGCCCCTCAGCAGTCTTCCACAGGGTGCTTCCGCCTGGATGCTCCTCACCTCAACCAgtagctgcaggctctccagctCTGCTGCTGTGTCTCCCAGTTGCCTATATACTCTGGAAGCTTCCAGAAGCGGAAGGGCACAGGTCGTTCCCACTTTCAAGGCTTCAGTCAAGTACAACAGTGCTCTCTGTGGACTTCCCTACGCAAACAGAAAGATACAAGTCTCAGCTACCCTCACAAAGCATGATGCCCATGGTTCCCCCCAATTCTGAGGGCTTTATCTTTACCATCTTACGGAGACACGTCCCCAGCGCCGTGTACACCTGGACTAACACCGATGGCGGACACAGACCTGAGGCTGCTTCCTGCAGGCTGCTCTGTGCATGGGGTAGGCTCCCTGTGATTAGCTCCTGGAAGCCTGGGAGCAATCATGACACAGGCTTAGGAAAAAAACTCATAAGGCAGGAAGCGTGATGGGAAACAAGAACACAGAGAATCTCTATGGAGGTACCAGGAGCATAAGACCAGAGGACCCcttagaaaaagaagagaggattCAGGTTGCTAGACCTTGTCGGCAGGCAAATGCTGTCAGAAGGACATCCTTTAAACTCTCCGCATCCTGCAGAATCAGTGGAGCGTGTAGCTTCTCAACTGGAGGACTCCAGGATTTTAGCAATGGTAGCAGGTCCTCAGAGGTCTCAGTCTGGAGAGAGAAGGATAGTCAAGAGGCTCTAACTCTGTAAGCATCCTCTTTCTTGCCAGTCTATTCCACCCAGTCTTTGAGCCCAAGAGTCCTTCTGATCACTGTTCCCCAATCATAAGAGAAAGACAACTGTGGGGCAATGATGTGGGCAGGAAGAAAACCGCTCGAAGGTGTTAACTGGAACCCCCTGTCACTTGTGCCCAGGTGGACATGGGACAAGGAACATGTCTGGGCTCCTATGAGAAGACAGAGGCTGGGAGGGAGCGCCAGCACAGCCCCAAGAGCTTTATCCTTACTTGGATTCTTTAAGCTACTGTAAGCATTGCTCCCAGAAAACCCCCAACGAGGAGCTAACCAGAGCAAGGTCACTCAGAAAGACTGTCaggcttttttggttggttggggttcttgttattttggggttttgtgtgttttgtttcgttttgtttgttgGCAACCATGACAGCAGCCTTCCCAGAATATAATGATGCTTTAACAGAGAATAGTGGCGCAGGCTCTAAAGAACAATGACTCAGGCTCTAGATGCTGAGGCAAAAGGACTGTAAGTTCAAGATCTTGAAccttggctacagagtgaattcaaggctaggcTAGACTGGACAACTTACTAAGTTTCTATCTTcaaataaaaggtaaaaagagCTGAGAACTGGGTGAGGTGGTCCACACCAATATCTCAGCGCTGGAGAGGTGGCACCAGGACGACTGCAGGAGTTTGCAGCCTGGGTACCCAGTAAGAGCCTGTCTCCAAATCAAAGTGGGACGCCTGGCACAGTGGTACACCtctatcccagcacttaggagacggAGGTAGGCgggtctttgtgagtttgaagccatcctggtctaaggctacatagtaagaccttgtctcaaaagtgtgtgttgtgtgtgtgtggggggggggggtagactagagaaatggctcagtggttaagagcatttattcttacagaggacccaagtttggttcctagtatCTATACAGAGGCTCACAACACGGTGGCTCTgtcactccagtttcaggggatctaacCCCTTCTCCTGACTTTCACAGTACCTGGCACAAACACGGTACACATTCATATAGTCAAGTCAAACACTCgaacacataaaaatatactaaaagacaggaagatgggcaggaagggaaggtggaaaaggtagagtgcttgcttagcatgtctGAAGCCCTAGgagatttggggggtggggtagtACATTCATCTTCACTCCCCCGGTTACCTGGCTGCCATTTAGGGTTTGCAGCAGTGAGGTCAGGTCCCCGAGGTGATTGGTACTCATCCAGAGGGCAGCGTGAAGGCTGGCCAGGCAGTGTAAGGCAGGCAGCAGCTCCGGCAgaagggagggagcagagaggacAGAGTGCCACAGCTCCTTGAGTCCCTGCTGAGACTTGGACCCCATCTGATGCTGGGCCTCCAGCACTgcagaacacaaacacacacaaatccatCTCTCATCTCCCAACACTGTCTGGGTTGTCCTTTCTGAAAGAGCCCAAAGATTAGAGCAATACACCTGCCTAGTCTGAGGAACATACAGAGGACTAGAAAAGAACATCCGTCTCCATGGATCCTCTCACCTCCAGCCTCATCCCTAAATCCAAACTGAAACTACCAGGAACAGAGGAGACCTTACCTCTTTCTAGGCCCCTTTGAACATCTTCAGTAAGGTCTTCAGTGAAACCCTGGGCCAGGCTGGCCCTCAGGATTATATAATTACAGGTGACAGTCAGCTCCAAGGGCAGAGCAGGAACAGCAGCAGGGAGGCCTGGAACGACAGGAGGCTGGTCCCCCAGTCTGTCCCATGACACACAGCCCAAATGGTTTCCAATCCAAAGATCAACCCCACTACAACCAAGGCTTCAATAAGGAATTCATTTGTTGCTCAGACAACTTTGGAGAGAGCAGAGAATTTTCTAAGTCTACTGAAAATCACTTCTTCaaatgttcctctgtgtgtgtgtgtgtgtgtgtgtgtgtgtgtgtgtgtgtgtgtgtgtgtgtgtgagacaagaAATTAAGCGATTGAAAGACAATCCcaggggaggggatatggggaaGTGGGAATGGGAGacgggggatgggagaggaggaaagagggataacatttgaaatgtaaatacataaaatatccaattaaaaaaaggaaaaaagaaagacaatccCATCCAGTCTCTTCTGTGCTTTACACAGGACTCCCTAACCCCCAGAATAATCACCTCAATCCTAGAACTGCATAAGAAAAGCTGATCTTTAGATACTGAGGAGGGGGAACTGAGACCCCTGGAAGGTCTTCCTTACCTTGAAGAGTGAGGAGGAGCTCCCTAAACCCTTCCAGTGTGTCTTGGACTGATTGCTGTCGCCTCAGAGACGGACGAGAATCCCTAGTCAGCTGCTGAAATTAGGTAGAGAGGCATTATGGTTCAGTCCTCCTCCCTCGTAGCAGAgacggggttgggggtgggggggcgacACATATTCCGGTCTCTTCTGGTTCTAAGGACAGAGGTCAAACTCCTTTCCCTTAGACTAGGGTGAGATCATTGCAAACCCGCTTTCTGGGACCTTAAGGATACAAGATGAGAGTCCCAGCAACCATATTTTACCTTAGCCTGTCTAACGAGCTGGTCATTCTTTTCCCTCCACAAGTCCAGGCTACTGGAAAATGTTTTGGGGAGGGATGGAATGATCTGGCTGGACATTGTCGCCGAGGTAGATCACCGTTACGAAGGGGTCTTCCGATGGGTGGAGGCTGGTCCCACCGGTGCCTTCACCCTAATCGCAAGAAACTACTTCTGCACTACGCCGGACGCTCCTCGGCCAGAGGAGCCAGACAACGCGGCCAGGTTGTCTCTCCTTAGCCTGAAGCCCAACACTCGGTCCCGGCCACCGCCCACCGCGCCTGTGGTTGGCCAGACTGCAACACTCTCGGCCGCGGTTGGTTGTCTTCAAGAGACTGTTCCGCGGGAAACTGAAAAGAAACCCGGAACAACGAGGTGAGGAGACAAGAGGCCAGCCAGATACCAGGGACGAACCGGAACAACGAGGTGAGGAGACAAGAGGCCAACCAGATACCAGGGACGAACTGTTAAGTTTGCGGAGCCTCCGCGGAGGCCAGAGTATTGAGGCTACTTTAGGAGGAGTGGGTCTTCGCACCAGTCTCTGGCTGCGCTCCGCCTTAGAACTAACGGCAGTCCAGGTTTCCCCCTCCTGGCTGGAAGACGGACCGCGCGCTGTCTGCTGGGAGTTGTAGTACTGTAGAGAACGCCCAAGGAAGATTCCtcaccccccatcccccacctccaccccacccccacccgcacCCAACCCCCCAACCCCGGAAGAAAATGTCTCCTTAAAGCTAAGGACAGGACACTGAAGCCCTTGGTGAtctcattcttcttttctttttgaggaaaAAATCCAGGGGGAATCGGACATTCCTATGCAGAAAGGAAGTCTCCTTGACACTCTGTATGTAGCATCAACTCAAAACAATTCACAAAAGACATACAAAAGCCCCAAATAAAAAGCTTAGAAAACAAATCACCTTCACGGGTTTAACAAGATTTGCTTCGTTATCATTTTTGaaggcttgtttttgttttataaattacgTTTATGCGTCTGTCTGTGGGTAGGTACACGTGAGTGACTGCAGCTACCTGAGGTGGTCAGAGATGCCCAATGCCGTGGACCTGACAGGGGTACTGGAAACCGAACTTGAACACAGGCCTGGCCTGCATGAGCACTGTGTACTAGTAACCCTGAGCCATCTGTACAGCCCAACATTATTTTGGGGAGTTTCACTGTGTAATCCTAGCTGACCTGGTATTGGTTTTGCAacctccacctgcctcagcctctcaagtgctagaaaTGCAGGTATGCACCATCTTATCCAGCAGGCAgtgagggttttgttgtttgggtttttttcttttctttttcttggggagtGGGTGAGttggggggttgtttttgttgttgtttgggtgggttggggggttgtttttgttgttttcttttgcttttccagagagggtttctctgtgtagctctgatgtcctagaactccctctgtacaccaggttggcctcaaactcacagacatcccgcttctgcctctcgagtgccagaattttttttttttttttttttttggttctttttttcggagctggggaccaaacccagggccttgcgcttcctaggcaagcgctctaccacagagctaaatcaccaacccctcgAGTGCTAGAATTAAACGTGTGCACTGCCTCAACCATACCGAGCAAAGttgaacatttttattcatttttttcgaagattaatttatttacagTGTTCTTCTGTCTACATAtatgcctgcacaccagaagagggcaccagatctcattatagccacctatggttgctgggacttgaacccagccCCCTCATTTTCATTCTTATTTATTGTTCATGaggattaatttatttaatggctggagagatgactcagcaggcaagagcatttgttgctcttgtgAAGGAGAtggatttaattcccagcacgcACATGTTGGTTTACTACCATCACTAACTCCAATACTCGGGGATTTGATcgaggctttcttttttttttttttttttttttttggttcttttttttttttccggagctggggaccgaacccaggatcGAGGCTTTCTTTAACCTGGGAGTGGTGCATGCCGCTGACTGCAACAGGGTGATAGGAGTGGAAAGCCAAAACTTGGTCAACAATCCAAGGCTGCTTGATCACAAGGGCCTGAAAaccacaaaccaaacaaaaccaataataaataaatctcttggggctggagagctggttcagtggttaagagcactgactgctcttccagaggtcctgagttcaattcccagcaaccacatggtggctcacaaccatctgtaatgagatctgatgccctcttctggtgtgtctgcagacagtgacagtgtagtcatataagtaaagtaaataaatcttaaaaaataagtaaataaatctcttttccaAAAAGAAAGGTATCTGTTTAGAAGAAAAATCAAGTGCGGGCGCACAcgggtgtagttcagtggtagagttctctgatgcttgttttcttttgaatttttttgttgAAACAAGGACTCACTGTGTAcccccttggctgtcctggaaacctGAGATGGGAATCTCTCACTCTGCTTTAGTCCTtgagagcaatggttctcaacctgtgggttgcgacCCTTTTGGTAGATCAAATGATTCTTTCACAGGGGTTTCCCTGAGACCAtcagaaacacagatatttaaataacgattcataacagtggcaaaattacagttatgaggtgacaacaaaaataattctacaGTTGGGAGGGGTCACTATACCAGgaggaactggattaaagggttgcagctttAGAGATATTGAGACAGTCTAACCTTGGACAGTCTAACTGATCCAGAGGCTGGCTGTTTTGGCTAGACCGCTTGAGGGTTAAGAGGAGAAACTACAGAGTTTGAGGGAGTgtttcagaattgatagttctGATCTTTGCACATTATATACTTATGaaattaaatttacttatttttttgacCGCtttgtctcactctgtagtcccgggtggcctagaacttgctctgaagACCCAGTACCCTTTCCCATGCAGCAGCTCCTGCTCCTTCCTGCCTATTGCCTGCTGGAATTATACACTTATTTTTGAAGATTGATTTATGTATCGTATGTCCTCtgtctgcatgccagaagagggcattagatcccattgcAGACATGGTTGTGAAATGATTGTGGTTGCTTAGAActaactcagaacctctggaggattagccagtgttcttaactgctgagtcatctctccagcctcccccgacccctttaaaaatatttactttttttttttttggttctttttttcggagctggggaccgaacccagggccttgcgcttcctaggcaagcgctctaccactgagctaaatccccaaccccaaaatatctACTTCTAAATGGTGATTTTTGTAGTCATGatagtacatgcctataatctagCACTCAGGATGGTAAGGTGGGGCAACTAGGAGTTGAGGGTATTGTGAATTATATAATGCAACCCTactataaaacaacaacaacaaaaaagctaTCTTAATTTTGTttggtgacagggtctcactatgtaaccctggttggcctagaactcaccttacagaccaggctagcctggaatttttCTTACAGATAAGGGACatcctgcctctgttttcttgGTGCGAGGATTAAAGGTTTGTTATCACACCTGGCCTGCGGTCAACTTGAAAAAAGATTGACATTAAGACTTtagtcaaggggttggggattgagctcagtggtagagcgcttgcctagcaaccgcaaggccctgggttcggtccccagctccaaaaaaaagaaaagaaaaaataagaatattcataacaacctgtaaatgtacagagaggaatcttaacatcagcctccatgttctctctgttcttcctgcctcgctccagtctcctcctttctaaaacttttctcctgcccatccttccttctcatccaatgacagtcctcgttctatcttgtacctgcctacatctgcgtaatgacatcatcctacactgaGTTGACAGACTGATTGTGGGGATAATCACACAACTTTGTGAACACATAGAAACCGTTGAGGTATATACTTCTaatagattttctttaaaaactgtgCCTAAACTTGGCTGGCCTGAACCTCACTCATAGACCAGGTGGTCAGAACCTCTCCAGATCTTCTTATCACTCTCTCCCAAGGGCTAGAGTCACAGGCCCTTCCCGTCACACCAGGTTTTATTTAAGTTCATCTTATAAACTCTGGGGAACAACCTCTCCCTTTGCCTTATCAAACCTGTTCCTGTCAGCACAACCAAACATCTGTCAATTTGCCTCAAATAATACATATTGTTCATGTAAACTAGGGTTTGTTGGCTATTAGCAACTTGAACCTTCTTTAAACTAttatgtgcctgagtgtgtgtgtgtgtgtgcgcgcgcgcgcctgtgTGTGTACCCTGTGCATGCAGGAGCCTCTGGGAGTCAAAAGAGGGTgccggatcccctggagctggaattacaggtgattgtgagcagGCATGTAGAGACTTGGAATAAAACCCGTgtcttctgtaagaacagcaagtgctttttttttttttttaaagatttatttattatatataaatacactgtagctgtcttcagaaacagcagaagaggacatcagatctcattacagatcgttgtgagccaccatgtggttgctgggatttgaactcaggacctctggaagagcagtcagtgctcttaaccaccgagccatctctccagcttcagttgttgaacttttctttttctaagacagggtctcatgtagcccaggctggctttcaactaaatatgtagccaaggatatcCTTGAGGTCTAAATCCTCTTGCCTACacacctcccaagtactaggatccAGATGTGTGCTACCATACCTATGGGTCCCAGTTTTAACATTTGTTCATCTGCTACCCACAAGTCCAATCTCCTAATTAGAACACCGCAAACCTCAAGCACAGTCCCACCCTCTTCCCAGCTCCGCTGATGGACATTTTCAGGACATCCTCACACCTTAAACTTGACATGTGAGTGGTCAGTTAGAGAAAGTCACAGGATGGACATACAAGAAAATCATTAGCCAggcgtggtgacacacaccttcaTTCTCaatactgggaggcagaggcaggtggatctctgtgagttcgagtctGGCTTAGTCTGCatactgagttccaagccagctaggGCTTCCATAGTgacactggtttttttttttttttttaaacaaggagaATCGTTCCATTCCATTTTGGCTTTAACTTGGGAATAGTCAATTGGCAAAAAGATGCAATGAAGGTGGCATGGGCTGAAAACCTAGAGAGAGGCTTCTGCAGTTGTGAATGGAAAGGATACCAGGGGAACCACAGTGCTTCAAACTGTGTGTTAGGAACATGTTCTGTGTGTGTTCAAACATGTCTGTGTGCTTCATGATGCTGGGTTTGTCTTCCCTGCTATCAGTGAAAGCACAGAATGACCAAAGACCAACAAGGCAGAGGCCGGGACAAACGGGATAATAGAACAGTTTGGGAAGAGGTCAGTGAATCCAGACAACCTCTTGCCAAAGGGTTCTCTGGTACAACAAGCCCTGCCTAAGGTGAGGCATCTGCTCATCTTGAGAGAAGAGACTGACTTGGTGAACACTTCCACAGATCTTAGATACATACGAACATTCACATTGTTCTTTTATTCCACTTTGGTGACTGCCCCTGTTTTCCGTCAGATGCATCCAACTCAGGAGCTAGGGCTCAGGCTCCAGGTGATTCTcagttataaaataataaagtccCAGAGTTGAGCAGTCTCTGGTTACAGCGTGGTTTAAGAGCTGTGTCAGTTGCCTGTAGAATATATCCAGCACCAGTACAGGTCAGGCTGGATTAGTCCCCAGCTCTCTCCATGGCCAGGTGCCAACATGCACAGCCTGGGCTACCTCTGCTGTGCCAGAACTAGTTTTTTGAACCAGGAACTCACAGCACCATCCACTCGCATCACCAACGCTATGCCCAGGAGAAGTCCCACACTGCTCACGATGAAACCTATGGCTTCAAAAATAAACCTGTGGAGAAGGTGGAGTATTTCAGGACACAAACAATAGGTCTAATGCCTTTCTCTAAAAAGGCAAAACACTGTGAACCTAGGACGTCCATAGTTTCCTCCCAAGTGAACCCACTTACTTGGGAGCAAACACCTTCCAGACCATGAGATGCCTGCGGAGGATGGAAGCTGCCAAGGCACAGGCTAGAAtctgagggaagagaggaggggctgTGACTTGGAGGAAGCAAGGCAAAGGAGGAATTGCTATAGAGCCTGGCAAGAGataagaggaggaagaacaggagaaagaggaggaggaggaagaagaggagggagaggagggagaagaggagggagaggagggagaagaggagggagaggagggagaagaggagggagaggaggagggagaggaggaaggaaaggagggagaggaaggagaggaagagggagaagagggagaggagggagaagagggagaggaggagggagaggaggagggagaagaggagggagaggagggagaagaggagggagaagaggagggagaggaggaaggaaaggagggagaggaaggagaggaagagggagaggagggagaggaggagggagaggagggagaagagggagaggagggagaagaggagggaggaagagggagaggaggagggagaggaggagggagaggaggaaggaaaggagggagaggaaggagaggaagagggagaggagggagaagagggagaagagggagaggaggaaggaaaggagggagaggagggaggggaggagggagaggagggagaggaggaaggaaaggaggagggagaggagggagaggaggagaaggagaacaaTGTATGCACTGGAAACACTTGGCATAGGAGTCAGGCAGTGCAGTGCTTGTCCTGATCCAAGCCCTGACTCTTGTGAAGGCAGGCAGCTCACTACCCATCTGTAATGCTGACAGTCAGACTCTGCCCTCTAGCACGGGAAGCCGTCTGTCTGTAACACACCTTCTGCCTCTGGTCCACAGGTTAGAAAAGAATTCCAGCCATAATAACCTCAGCTTTCCCAGCATCTGTAATGGAACTAACAGGGCCCAGAGCGCCACTGCAGAGGAGAGATGATCCAGGATTGGAGTAAGAGGACCCAGGCCGGGTCTCAAACCTGTCATCTGAGGTCTCAGTTTGAGCAAGCGCTTCCTTTTTTCTGAACCTCTATCAAGGGCCTTCCCCAAGTATTGGAAACTAAGAAAAAGTGTACAGCGCACTTGGGGAGAGGTCACTAGCTCTGTTGTCTCTCCCATGCACCCACCTGTGCTCCAAGGACAAAGAGGTACTTGAGGCCCAGCTGCAACAGGGCAGCATTGAAGTGATGAGGGGCATCCCGGAGGCGCATCTCCATCAGTggctcctcttgctcctcctcagGTCTGACTCTGGCCTCGGACTCACTTCCTGGGAGTGACTGCCTCTTCTTTGGCCCTTGACGCTCACACAGGAAAGGCCAGAGCAGGAGCAGTGGGCAACCTACTGCCTCCGGGGAGGACAGGGCTGATATCAAGGGAGGATCTTGGGGCCAATCCATCCTGGTCCCCAACCACCCTTAGGTAGCTTAGGCTGTAAAGAACTTAGGGCCATGGGACTGCAAAGAGCCAACAGATCTTCCCCTCCAGAGCCAACATTCTCCTTTCTTCCCACAATGCAGGAGTAAACAGAAGTCAGGAAGGGCAAGCAGAGAGGTACCTGCAAAGAGGAGGTGGGAGGCAAAGGTGTTAGCTCCCACCAGCAAGGCAGGCAACCAAGTGGAAGAGCCGTGACCATCTGGGAAGCCCACGAAGGCCGCATGCCAATGGATGGCTGAAAAGACAGGCTGGTGGCCTGTAGAGTAGAAGGTCTGGGTAGCCAAAAGGACCCAAGCCGAGACTGCCTGCCACATCACAGTAAAAGGACCTAGAAGAAAAGATAGCATCTTTACAACTCCATCCCATTCCCCAACTGACGGCTACCGTGCTGGGACCATCCACACCCAGTACTTGAGCAGGTCTATATACTGTCATGTGCTACCCCAAACTTCCCTACAGCCAATACTGCTGATCTAATCCCCTCCCTACTGCAAATTTTAGCACCAAACCCAGGGCTCAATCTCGTTTTCACAGAGCTCACTCCGTGATGACATATTCACAATGTATCACTTTTGTAACTGAAACAGTCAAGGAACGAGCTCACGGAGAGAAAGCATTTCTCTAAGAAATGAGTCCTGAAGTTCTCCTGGGGGCAGGGGAATTAGCATGGTGAAAGCAGATAAGGGAAGTCATCCCCAACTGGAGGGACATGCCACCTCCTGGTAAGAAACCACTCCCTAAGACCAGACGCCTCAGGGTGAAGGTCTGTTTA
It encodes the following:
- the Fancg gene encoding FA complementation group G, translated to MSSQIIPSLPKTFSSSLDLWREKNDQLVRQAKQLTRDSRPSLRRQQSVQDTLEGFRELLLTLQGLPAAVPALPLELTVTCNYIILRASLAQGFTEDLTEDVQRGLERVLEAQHQMGSKSQQGLKELWHSVLSAPSLLPELLPALHCLASLHAALWMSTNHLGDLTSLLQTLNGSQTETSEDLLPLLKSWSPPVEKLHAPLILQDAESLKDVLLTAFACRQGFQELITGSLPHAQSSLQEAASGLCPPSVLVQVYTALGTCLRKMGSPQRALLYLTEALKVGTTCALPLLEASRVYRQLGDTAAELESLQLLVEALSATHSSETFTRLIEVELLLPQPDPASPLHCGTQSQAKHLLASRCLQTGRAEAAAEHYLDLLAMLLDGSEPRSSPPTSALGPCMPELCLEAAAALIQAGRASDALTVCVELLSRTSSLLPKMPSLWENASKRTKELPYCPIWASATHLLQGQAWSQLKAQKEALSEFSQCLELLFRALPKDKEQGAGSNCEQKCMSDVSLKQLRVAALISRGLEWVAIGQDTKALSDFLLSVQICPGNRDGSFYLLQTLKRLDRKNEASAFWREAQSQLPQEEAARCLPLYLETCLNWIHPPNCEAFFEEFGTAVLESCDL